The following are encoded together in the Bradyrhizobium genosp. L genome:
- a CDS encoding serine hydrolase domain-containing protein, whose translation MQSKAQIDQVLQQKSEAKEIPGVVAIAATGKDVIYQGAFGKRDLSKSDPMTLDSVYWIASMTKAVTSAGAMQLVEQGKLSLDEPIGKLLPDLAAPQVLDGFDAGGEPKLRPAKSPITLRKLMTHTAGFAYDMWDANLGKYLEKTGTPGIITCLNAALKTPIMTDPGTRWEYGTNIDFVGKAVEAASGKKLDAYLRDNMFAPLGMNETGFKISDDMRKRLVGMHARGEDGTLAAIPFELEQNPEFHMGGGGLYSTASDYIKFCQMILNKGKGNGNQVLKAETVATMGQNHIGDLTVDKMPTAAPMYTNDVDLYPDMIKKWGLSFLINTAKTPEGRSPGSLAWAGLANTYYWIDPARDVCGVILTQLLPFADKHSLEAFAGFERGIYAGLDAGSGQKAA comes from the coding sequence ATGCAAAGCAAGGCCCAGATCGACCAGGTGCTGCAGCAGAAGAGCGAGGCCAAGGAGATTCCCGGCGTCGTCGCGATCGCGGCGACCGGCAAGGACGTGATCTACCAGGGCGCGTTCGGCAAACGCGACCTTTCCAAGAGCGATCCGATGACGCTGGACAGCGTGTACTGGATCGCCTCGATGACCAAGGCCGTGACATCGGCCGGCGCGATGCAGCTCGTCGAGCAGGGCAAGCTGTCGCTCGACGAGCCGATCGGCAAGCTGTTGCCCGACCTCGCCGCGCCGCAGGTGCTGGACGGTTTCGACGCCGGCGGCGAACCGAAGCTGCGGCCCGCAAAGTCACCGATCACGCTGCGCAAGCTGATGACCCACACCGCCGGCTTCGCCTACGACATGTGGGACGCCAACCTCGGCAAATATCTCGAGAAGACCGGCACGCCCGGCATCATCACCTGCCTCAACGCCGCGCTGAAGACGCCGATCATGACCGATCCCGGCACGCGCTGGGAATACGGCACCAATATCGACTTCGTCGGCAAGGCGGTGGAAGCCGCATCCGGCAAGAAGCTCGATGCTTACCTGCGCGACAACATGTTCGCGCCGCTCGGCATGAACGAGACCGGTTTCAAGATCTCGGACGACATGCGCAAGCGGCTGGTCGGCATGCATGCCCGCGGCGAAGACGGCACGCTGGCCGCCATCCCGTTCGAGCTGGAGCAGAACCCCGAATTCCACATGGGCGGCGGCGGGCTGTACTCGACCGCGAGCGACTACATCAAATTCTGCCAGATGATCCTCAACAAGGGCAAAGGCAACGGCAATCAGGTGCTGAAGGCCGAGACCGTCGCGACCATGGGGCAGAATCATATCGGCGACCTCACCGTCGACAAGATGCCGACGGCGGCGCCGATGTACACCAATGACGTCGATCTCTATCCCGACATGATCAAGAAGTGGGGGCTGAGCTTCCTGATCAACACCGCCAAGACGCCGGAAGGCCGCAGCCCGGGCAGCCTCGCCTGGGCTGGCCTCGCCAACACCTATTACTGGATCGATCCGGCGCGCGACGTCTGCGGCGTGATCCTGACCCAGCTGCTACCATTCGCCGACAAGCACAGCCTGGAAGCTTTCGCCGGCTTCGAGCGCGGCATCTATGCCGGGCTGGACGCCGGCAGCGGGCAGAAGGCGGCTTGA